A genomic window from Balaenoptera acutorostrata chromosome 20, mBalAcu1.1, whole genome shotgun sequence includes:
- the RPL26 gene encoding 60S ribosomal protein L26, whose translation MKFNPFVTSDRSKNRKRHFNAPSHIRRKIMSSPLSKELRQKYNVRSMPIRKDDEVQVVRGHYKGQQIGKVVQVYRKKYVIYIERVQREKANGTTVHVGIHPSKVVITRLKLDKDRKKILERKAKSRQVGKEKGKYKEETIEKMQE comes from the exons ATGAAGTTCAATCCCTTTGTGACCTCTGACCGAAGCAAGAACCGGAAAAGGCATTTCAATGCGCCTTCCCACATTCGCAGGAAGATTATGTCTTCCCCTCTTTCTAAAGAGCTGAGACAGAAGTACAATGTCCGATCCATGCCCATCCGGAAGGATGATGAAGTTCAG GTTGTACGAGGGCACTACAAAGGGCAGCAAATTGGCAAAGTAGTCCAGGTTTACAGGAAGAAGTATGTCATCTACATTGAACGAGTGCAGCGGGAGAAGGCTAATGGCACAACTGTCCATGTGGGCATTCACCCCAGCAAG GTGGTTATCACCAGACTAAAACTGGACAAAGACCGCAAAAAGATCCTCGAACGTAAAGCCAAATCTCGCCaagtaggaaaagaaaagggCAAATATAAGGAAGAAACAATTGAGAAGATGCAGGAATGA
- the KRBA2 gene encoding KRAB-A domain-containing protein 2: LTFSHACGRAFVPSTSTVSFPVLLQLLLSPRPETEPPLWQQLASFQEAVTFEDVTRDWKCQEASQKDCSRDTMLDSCKKPGSQGSFLQFSMMPQRAGNDPPGVSNPSEMEKEISNMREKFLISVTKLVESKSYNSKVFSKEKYFQTIKEVKEAKEKGRKSSRDYRRAAKYDVISVQGTEKLIEATHRERDRIRYYVHKEELFDILHDTHLSIGHGGRTRMLKELQGKYGNVTKEVIVLYLTLCKQCHQKNPVSKRGLAPKPIPFKDIDSRCQVEILDMQSNADGEFKFILYYQDHLTKFIILRPLKAKQAHEVVAVLLDIFTVLGTPTMLESDSGLEFTNQVVNELNEVWPDLKIVPGKYHPGQGQGSLERASRDVKNMLSAWMQSNRSRHWAEGLRFMQMGRNQAFDVSLQQSPYEAMFGCKAKFGLYSSHLPRETVAVLQTEEELEIAEEQLESSFWIRQEERAEVGADRSDMDEDVNPTPPKAAEPSTSQGAPGLFCW; the protein is encoded by the exons CTGACATTCAGTCATGCATGTGGGCGCGCCTTTGTTCCCAGTACCTCCACTGTCTCTTTCCCAGTCCTGCTGCAGCTACTCCTTAGCCCAAGACCCGAGACAGAACCGCCCCTGTGGCAGCAGCTGGCATCATTTCAGGAGGCTGTGACATTTGAGGATGTGACCAGAGATTGGAAGTGTCAAGAGGCCTCTCAGAAGGATTGCAGCAGGGACACAATGCTGGACAGTTGCAAGAAGCCAGGGTCTCAGG GATCCTTcttacagttctccatgatgcCACAGAGAGCTGGAAATGATCCCCCTGGTGTTTCAAATCCaagtgaaatggaaaaggagataaGTAACATGAGAGAAAAGTTTCTCATCAGCGTGACAAAGTTAGTGGAAAGCAAAAGTTACAACAGCAaggtattttccaaagaaaagtaCTTTCAAACAATAAaggaagtgaaagaagctaaggagaaggggaggaagtcATCACGTGATTATCGCCGTGCAGCAAAATATGACGTGATCTCTGTACAAGGCACAGAGAAACTAATAGAGGCTACTCACAGAGAACGAGATCGAATACGGTATTACGTACACAAGGAAGAGCTGTTTGATATTCTTCACGACACACATCTCAGTATTGGCCACGGCGGGCGGACGCGCATGCTCAAGGAGCTGCAAGGAAAATATGGGAATGTCACCAAAGAAGTCATTGTCTTATATCTGACTCTGTGTAAACAGTGCCACCAGAAGAACCCAGTATCCAAGAGAGGGCTCGCACCCAAGCCCATCCCATTTAAGGACATTGACTCCAGATGCCAAGTTGAAATCCTTGACATGCAGTCAAATGCTGATGGTGAGttcaagtttattttatattaccAGGACCACTTGACCAAGTTTATTATTTTACGGCCATTAAAAGCCAAACAGGCCCATGAGGTGGTCGCTGTCCTGTTGGATATTTTCACAGTTCTTGGTACACCCACCATGTTAGAATCTGACAGTGGCTTGGAGTTCACAAACCAGGTTGTCAATGAGCTCAATGAGGTATGGCCAGACCTAAAGATTGTCCCTGGTAAGTACCACCCTGGCCAAGGCCAGGGCTCCCTGGAGCGAGCAAGCCGTGATGTCAAGAACATGCTAAGTGCCTGGATGCAGAGTAACCGTTCACGTCACTGGGCCGAAGGCCTGCGATTCATGCAGATGGGGAGGAATCAGGCCTTTGATGTTTCCTTGCAGCAAAGTCCATATGAGGCGATGTTTGGTTGTAAAGCCAAATTTGGACTCTATTCCTCACACTTACCCCGGGAAACCGTGGCTGTTTTACAAACAGAAGAAGAACTAGAAATTGCTGAAGAACAGCTAGAAAGCAGCTTTTGGATCAGGCAGGAAGAAAGAGCTGAGGTCGGAGCAGACCGATCTGACATGGACGAGGACGTCAATCCCACTCCTCCCAAAGCTGCAGAACCCAGCACCTCCCAAGGGGCCCCAGGTCTCTTCTGCTGGTGA